In one Mucilaginibacter ginsenosidivorax genomic region, the following are encoded:
- a CDS encoding zinc ribbon domain-containing protein YjdM — protein MTELPPCPVCRSPYTYELDSLLVCPECGHEWRTVAETTPQEGFVVKDSNGNILVNGDTVVTVKNLPVKGTSQTIKAGTKVKNIRLVESDHNIDCKIEGFGAMALKSEFVKKA, from the coding sequence ATGACTGAACTTCCACCTTGCCCGGTCTGCCGGTCTCCCTATACCTATGAACTGGATAGCCTGTTGGTTTGCCCGGAATGTGGGCATGAATGGCGTACCGTAGCAGAAACCACACCTCAGGAGGGCTTTGTGGTTAAAGACAGTAACGGCAATATCCTGGTGAACGGCGACACGGTGGTTACGGTTAAAAACCTTCCGGTAAAAGGAACATCCCAAACCATTAAGGCCGGCACTAAGGTCAAAAATATCCGCTTAGTAGAAAGCGACCATAATATTGACTGTAAGATCGAAGGCTTCGGCGCGATGGCGCTCAAATCAGAATTTGTTAAAAAAGCTTAA
- a CDS encoding AraC family transcriptional regulator, translated as MSKKTNHIPVNKLPEESCRGIMMMRESFNGSPNSEQVERSHRDGGYTFIIQEKGKTFIEIDFQTHHIQAPAVIFIHPHQVHRVIAFEDAMICTWIITEENLRPEYLSLLEGLAPVNVLPVIPDTLAILTETAALCMKLSEKKTAVLYHSILKESVNTLVALIISHYLTVSQPSEHHNRFENVTRDFKTLLEKHYKSTKNPSEYAARLNLSPSYLNECVKAASGKPVSSHIQQRVVLEAKRLLYHSGKSVKEIAGELGYNDYSYFTRLFTKVVGSSPIIFRSKNRE; from the coding sequence ATGAGCAAGAAAACCAATCATATTCCTGTAAATAAATTGCCCGAAGAAAGCTGCCGTGGCATTATGATGATGCGGGAGTCATTTAACGGTTCACCCAATTCAGAACAAGTTGAACGTTCTCACCGGGATGGCGGTTATACTTTTATTATCCAGGAAAAAGGGAAAACCTTTATCGAAATTGATTTCCAAACGCATCATATCCAGGCACCGGCTGTTATCTTTATCCACCCTCACCAGGTGCACAGGGTTATAGCGTTCGAAGACGCGATGATCTGTACCTGGATTATAACAGAGGAGAACCTCCGCCCGGAATATTTAAGCCTGCTGGAAGGGCTTGCGCCGGTAAACGTGTTGCCGGTTATTCCGGACACGCTTGCTATACTCACGGAAACTGCGGCGTTATGCATGAAACTGTCTGAAAAGAAAACAGCCGTACTTTATCATTCCATTTTAAAGGAAAGCGTTAATACGCTGGTCGCATTAATTATTTCGCATTATCTTACAGTATCCCAGCCATCTGAACATCATAACAGATTTGAGAATGTAACCAGGGATTTTAAAACCTTATTGGAGAAACATTATAAGTCGACAAAAAATCCATCTGAATATGCCGCCAGGTTAAATTTATCCCCCTCATACCTGAATGAATGCGTGAAGGCTGCTTCGGGAAAGCCCGTATCCTCCCACATTCAGCAACGTGTGGTGCTGGAAGCGAAACGGCTGCTTTATCATTCAGGCAAATCTGTAAAAGAGATTGCCGGCGAACTGGGCTACAATGACTATTCCTATTTTACACGATTGTTCACCAAGGTTGTGGGCTCGTCGCCAATTATTTTCAGAAGTAAAAACCGCGAATAG
- a CDS encoding FAD-dependent oxidoreductase — protein MEIMQTPELLLHKNIAIVGGGPGGLTLARLLQLKGVRVKVYERDDSQAARVQGAIVDLHFDSGLKAMEATGLMEAFKTNYMAGADKYRLLDPKGNILLDEGNRAGEPNFGNPQFRPEIDRGALRDLLIDGLLPDTVIWDSQFVSMKEIDHKWELQFKNGKTATADIVIGSDGYRSMIRPYLTNVKALYSGATIIQGEIDEPETACPEFYQLVNQANLMAMGNGATIAAQPRGDGGLTFYAASLYPENWVKTSGIDFSNPKDVQDYLINHYEGWNPVFYALFKACTHFVPRPLNYFPLENRWETKDNITLIGDAAHLMPPNGEGVNLAMLDALDLSNCLANAHFTNLKNAVAAYEKIMFDRAAPLCKETIEGISDFAAPTEDSVQDLIKMLS, from the coding sequence ATGGAAATAATGCAAACACCGGAATTGTTACTTCATAAAAATATTGCTATAGTTGGTGGCGGCCCGGGTGGCCTTACCCTTGCCAGGCTTTTGCAGCTAAAAGGCGTGCGGGTGAAAGTTTATGAGCGCGATGACAGCCAGGCAGCACGTGTACAGGGTGCAATTGTCGACCTGCATTTCGATTCCGGCCTGAAAGCCATGGAAGCTACCGGGCTCATGGAGGCATTCAAAACAAATTACATGGCAGGTGCGGATAAATACCGCTTGCTTGACCCAAAGGGAAATATTTTGTTAGACGAAGGTAACCGGGCCGGCGAACCAAATTTCGGTAATCCGCAGTTCAGGCCTGAAATAGACAGAGGGGCACTGAGAGATCTGTTAATAGACGGGTTGCTGCCCGACACCGTAATATGGGATAGCCAGTTCGTAAGCATGAAGGAAATTGATCATAAGTGGGAATTGCAGTTTAAGAACGGAAAAACCGCTACCGCAGATATTGTTATCGGATCAGACGGTTATCGCTCCATGATCCGGCCTTACCTCACTAACGTAAAAGCACTATATTCCGGCGCGACGATTATCCAGGGCGAAATAGATGAACCGGAAACAGCTTGTCCGGAATTCTACCAGTTAGTAAACCAGGCGAATCTGATGGCCATGGGGAACGGAGCAACTATAGCAGCACAACCCCGTGGCGATGGCGGCTTAACTTTTTACGCTGCATCCTTATACCCGGAAAACTGGGTCAAAACCAGTGGTATTGATTTCAGTAACCCTAAAGATGTGCAAGACTACCTGATCAATCATTACGAAGGTTGGAACCCTGTGTTTTATGCATTATTTAAAGCTTGTACCCATTTTGTTCCCCGCCCGCTGAATTACTTTCCTTTAGAAAACAGATGGGAGACCAAAGATAACATCACCCTTATAGGTGATGCTGCCCACCTGATGCCACCTAATGGCGAGGGGGTTAACCTGGCCATGCTCGATGCCCTGGATCTGTCAAATTGTTTGGCTAATGCACATTTTACAAACCTTAAAAACGCTGTTGCAGCTTACGAAAAGATCATGTTTGACAGGGCTGCGCCATTGTGTAAAGAAACGATTGAGGGTATAAGCGACTTTGCTGCCCCTACGGAAGATTCCGTGCAGGATTTGATTAAAATGCTCAGCTAA
- a CDS encoding DUF1593 domain-containing protein produces MKTRLKLVALVVLSIILVTHITASAQTIAKHRLVVITDIGNEPDDFMSMVRLMLYTNQIDIEGLIASTSIHQSKKVSPQLIEKVIRSYEKVQPNLLKHEPGFPTAQKLLSLVKKGLPVYGMEGVGKGKDSEGSDWVIKMLEKNDSRPLWVTVWGGPNVLAQALWKIRETKSEGEAKRLISKLRVYTISDQDNSGPWIRRNFPGLFYIASPGNYYTATWSAILSVFPGANNEVVSNDWLMRNIQQGHGPLGAIYPDVSFGMEGDTPSWLSLIPNGLNNPEHPNWGGWGGRYEFYKPPFDPKLKWIVPLEEETRPFWTNAEDEYTPWVQGKWGRAIVKDTGTYKDNHVTIWRWREEIQHDFAARMAWCNKDYKAANHPPVAKLNMPEQLTVKSGETFSLDGSASYDPDGDALSFHWFQYKEAGTLHNTIAVAPAENMSVIPELKAPEVGSLQTTHFILKVTDKGTPRLTRYKRVIVTILPKQ; encoded by the coding sequence ATGAAAACAAGACTAAAACTAGTTGCGCTGGTTGTATTAAGTATTATACTTGTAACACACATTACGGCTTCTGCACAAACAATTGCCAAACATCGGCTGGTTGTTATTACAGACATCGGAAACGAGCCTGATGATTTTATGTCGATGGTCCGGTTAATGCTATACACAAATCAAATCGACATCGAAGGGCTCATCGCTTCAACATCCATTCATCAATCAAAAAAGGTTAGCCCGCAACTCATTGAAAAAGTTATTCGTAGTTATGAGAAGGTGCAACCTAATCTTCTAAAGCATGAACCGGGATTTCCGACAGCGCAAAAATTATTAAGCCTGGTAAAAAAAGGCCTCCCGGTTTATGGGATGGAAGGCGTAGGAAAAGGCAAAGATTCGGAAGGTTCGGACTGGGTGATCAAGATGCTTGAAAAGAATGACAGCCGCCCTTTATGGGTGACTGTTTGGGGCGGCCCGAATGTACTGGCGCAGGCACTCTGGAAAATAAGGGAGACTAAAAGCGAAGGGGAAGCAAAAAGGTTGATAAGCAAGCTCAGGGTATACACAATCTCCGACCAGGATAATTCGGGGCCATGGATACGGAGGAATTTCCCCGGTCTGTTCTACATTGCAAGCCCTGGAAATTATTATACGGCTACATGGTCGGCCATCTTGAGCGTATTTCCCGGCGCCAACAACGAAGTCGTGAGCAATGATTGGCTTATGCGAAATATCCAGCAGGGACATGGGCCGTTGGGGGCAATTTATCCCGATGTGTCTTTTGGTATGGAGGGTGATACCCCGTCCTGGCTCTCGCTGATTCCGAATGGACTGAACAACCCCGAGCATCCAAACTGGGGAGGTTGGGGTGGACGTTATGAATTTTACAAACCACCCTTCGACCCCAAACTGAAATGGATTGTTCCGCTGGAAGAAGAGACGAGACCATTTTGGACAAATGCCGAAGACGAATATACACCCTGGGTGCAGGGCAAATGGGGGCGTGCCATTGTAAAAGACACGGGTACATACAAAGACAACCATGTAACCATTTGGAGATGGAGAGAAGAAATCCAGCATGATTTTGCGGCAAGAATGGCCTGGTGCAATAAGGATTATAAAGCTGCCAATCACCCACCGGTTGCCAAACTCAATATGCCTGAACAGCTCACAGTAAAATCCGGCGAGACATTTAGTCTTGACGGCAGTGCATCCTATGACCCTGATGGGGATGCCCTGAGTTTTCACTGGTTTCAATACAAGGAAGCGGGAACGCTGCATAATACAATAGCGGTCGCTCCGGCAGAAAATATGTCTGTCATTCCAGAGTTAAAAGCGCCGGAGGTAGGTAGCCTCCAAACTACGCACTTCATTTTGAAGGTTACCGATAAAGGAACGCCCCGGCTAACCCGGTATAAAAGAGTAATTGTAACCATTCTTCCAAAGCAATGA
- a CDS encoding glycoside hydrolase family 43 protein, with product MRSTIYKLWITTLTITLTVPCLYAQKATNPIIYADVPDISIERVGNSYYMSSTTMHMSPGVPIMKSNDLVTWKTVGYAYDTLANIDATNLTNGKNMYGEGSWASSIRFHNGTYYVSTFSANTGKMHIYSTKNIEKGPWKARSFAPDLGDHSLFFDDDGKAYMISGSGDLRLVELKDDLSGIKPGGTDQVIIKKANVPSGGIGLGPEGSQLFKINGKYYLFNITWPPGHVRTVIIHRADKITGPYEGRIGLQDLGVAQGGLVEAPNGAWYSYLFRDYGSVGRIPYLVPVKWEDGWPVFGNHGKVTDTLDLPAGKGLIPGIVASDEFARKKGERALPLVWQWNHNPDNSLWSVTARKGYLRLTTGRIDTNFLTARNSLTQRTIGPVCSGTVSLDVSNMKDGDFAGLGLLQKNYGLAGVKITGDSKAIVMINASTGKPVEAQTIPLNQKVVYFKAECNFTNRKDVANFFYSLDGKTWIPLGTQLKMAYTFPHFMGYRFALFNYATKNIGGAADFDFFHITDSISPEK from the coding sequence ATGAGAAGTACGATATACAAGCTATGGATAACAACCTTAACTATCACCCTTACAGTGCCGTGTTTATACGCACAAAAAGCCACTAACCCTATTATTTATGCAGATGTACCGGACATATCAATAGAACGTGTAGGCAATAGCTATTACATGAGCAGCACAACAATGCATATGAGTCCCGGTGTCCCGATTATGAAGTCGAACGACCTGGTGACCTGGAAGACGGTGGGTTATGCGTATGATACTTTAGCAAATATTGATGCAACAAATCTTACAAATGGCAAAAACATGTATGGGGAGGGTTCGTGGGCAAGTTCTATTCGTTTCCATAATGGTACTTATTATGTAAGCACATTTTCTGCAAATACCGGCAAAATGCACATTTACAGTACTAAAAATATCGAAAAAGGCCCATGGAAAGCCAGGTCATTTGCCCCCGACCTGGGTGATCACTCCTTGTTTTTTGATGATGACGGAAAAGCGTATATGATTAGCGGGAGCGGAGATTTAAGGTTAGTTGAATTAAAGGACGATCTTTCCGGTATAAAACCTGGCGGAACGGACCAGGTTATCATTAAAAAAGCAAACGTGCCATCGGGCGGCATCGGCCTCGGTCCGGAGGGCTCTCAGCTGTTTAAGATAAACGGCAAATATTATCTTTTCAATATTACATGGCCACCGGGCCACGTACGCACTGTTATCATACACCGGGCAGATAAGATCACCGGCCCGTACGAAGGACGGATTGGCCTCCAGGATCTGGGTGTTGCCCAAGGCGGATTGGTTGAAGCGCCAAATGGAGCCTGGTATTCTTATTTGTTCCGTGATTATGGCTCGGTGGGCCGTATTCCCTATTTGGTCCCTGTAAAGTGGGAGGACGGATGGCCCGTTTTCGGCAACCACGGCAAAGTGACCGATACACTCGACCTTCCGGCCGGTAAAGGTTTGATCCCGGGAATTGTAGCTTCAGACGAGTTTGCCCGGAAAAAAGGTGAACGGGCATTACCATTGGTTTGGCAATGGAACCACAACCCGGATAATAGTTTGTGGTCTGTTACCGCGCGGAAAGGGTATTTACGACTCACCACCGGCAGGATTGACACCAATTTCCTGACGGCTCGAAATTCATTGACACAACGCACCATAGGCCCGGTATGCTCCGGGACAGTTTCGCTCGACGTTTCTAATATGAAAGATGGTGATTTTGCGGGTTTGGGCCTTTTGCAAAAAAATTACGGGTTGGCTGGTGTCAAAATAACCGGGGATAGCAAAGCTATCGTCATGATCAATGCAAGCACCGGAAAACCTGTAGAAGCGCAAACAATCCCCTTAAACCAAAAGGTAGTATACTTTAAGGCGGAATGCAATTTTACGAACAGAAAAGACGTGGCTAATTTTTTTTACAGCCTGGACGGGAAAACGTGGATACCATTGGGCACACAATTAAAAATGGCCTATACCTTCCCGCATTTCATGGGCTATCGTTTTGCTTTGTTTAACTACGCGACAAAAAATATAGGAGGGGCGGCCGACTTTGACTTTTTTCACATAACAGATTCCATTTCCCCGGAAAAATAA
- a CDS encoding alpha-L-arabinofuranosidase C-terminal domain-containing protein, producing MKKLLSISSLCLFLFTTTSLKAQNPKLTLDLTKPGANVSSQLYGLMTEEINHSYDGGLYAELIRNRIFKDNPNTPEAWSVIREGSAKATIQLVAANPGNVPNNQQRHAINGALTTCLRLSVDTGGGRAGIANEGYWGIPVLPNTTYSASFYMKGTDSKPFPPRPWEPKPTVTVPVIADNTAGPVTVSIESNDGKTVYASGTINLIKSAFWKKYELKLITGAGVKPTTDARFVISTNRTGVYYFNLVSLFPPTYHNRPNGNRVDIMKLLADMKPRFLRFPGGNFLEGPKLTDAFPWKTTLGALENRPGHTGSWGYRPTDGMGLLEFLEWCEDLKMEPLLAVYAGYSLDGDHVDAGPLLKPYVDDALDEIEYVTGDIHTYWGAKRAADGHPAPFKLSYVEIGNEDGFDESGSYDGRFAQFYDGIKAKYPNLHCIATIGGKDWLGSRSKLTIRKPEIVDEHYYRNAWGMEEDAAHYDKYDRNGYKVFVGEWATTEGMPTTTLNAALGDAAWMTGMERNSDLVIRSCYAPLLANVNKATATVPKAWQWESNLIGYDALTSFGSPSYYVQVMFNSYIGNKVVPVAGANIPTQTRPATKQDSAANNMPKPIPGMFYVATRDTKTGKLFLKVVNATGKPQQVDIDLKGAGNLSPEGTLVVIKGDKPEDTNTISDPVKIVPVTSRIKVAGAKFTRTFDPYSVSVLQINTLTK from the coding sequence ATGAAAAAGTTATTATCCATTTCAAGTTTGTGCCTGTTTCTGTTCACAACAACAAGCTTAAAAGCGCAAAACCCTAAGCTAACGCTTGATTTAACCAAACCCGGCGCAAATGTAAGCTCGCAACTGTATGGCTTGATGACCGAAGAGATCAACCATTCGTACGATGGGGGTTTGTATGCCGAACTGATCAGAAACAGGATATTTAAAGACAACCCAAATACGCCGGAAGCATGGAGCGTGATCAGGGAAGGTTCTGCGAAGGCCACCATTCAATTAGTTGCCGCAAACCCCGGCAATGTACCCAACAATCAGCAGCGCCACGCCATTAACGGCGCGTTAACCACCTGTTTAAGGCTATCGGTGGACACCGGCGGCGGCCGGGCCGGTATTGCAAATGAAGGTTACTGGGGCATACCTGTTTTGCCTAATACAACTTATAGCGCTTCGTTTTATATGAAGGGCACGGACAGCAAGCCATTTCCCCCTCGCCCCTGGGAGCCCAAGCCTACGGTTACTGTTCCGGTAATTGCTGATAACACCGCCGGGCCTGTAACCGTAAGTATAGAAAGCAATGACGGTAAAACGGTTTATGCTTCGGGAACTATTAATTTGATAAAAAGCGCCTTTTGGAAAAAATATGAACTCAAATTAATAACAGGCGCCGGTGTTAAACCAACAACTGACGCCCGTTTTGTTATTTCGACAAACCGTACCGGGGTTTATTATTTTAACCTCGTCTCTTTATTTCCGCCAACCTATCATAACCGCCCGAATGGGAACCGGGTAGACATCATGAAATTACTGGCCGATATGAAACCCCGTTTTTTACGTTTCCCCGGCGGTAATTTTCTTGAAGGCCCGAAACTAACTGATGCCTTCCCGTGGAAGACCACTTTAGGCGCGCTTGAAAATCGTCCTGGCCATACCGGCTCATGGGGCTATCGCCCTACCGACGGAATGGGTTTACTTGAATTTTTAGAATGGTGCGAAGACCTGAAAATGGAACCGCTGCTTGCAGTTTATGCCGGCTATTCACTCGACGGCGACCATGTGGATGCCGGCCCGCTTTTAAAGCCATATGTGGATGATGCGCTTGATGAAATTGAATATGTTACGGGCGACATACACACCTACTGGGGCGCTAAGCGTGCGGCAGACGGGCACCCGGCGCCTTTTAAACTCAGCTATGTGGAGATTGGTAACGAGGACGGGTTTGACGAGTCTGGCAGTTATGACGGACGTTTTGCCCAGTTTTATGATGGCATTAAAGCCAAATACCCGAACCTTCATTGTATTGCAACCATCGGCGGTAAGGACTGGCTTGGGAGTAGGAGTAAATTAACTATCCGCAAGCCCGAAATTGTAGATGAACATTATTACCGCAATGCCTGGGGGATGGAAGAGGACGCAGCACACTATGATAAGTACGACCGCAATGGATATAAAGTGTTTGTAGGTGAATGGGCAACAACGGAAGGCATGCCCACCACCACTTTGAATGCTGCCCTTGGCGATGCCGCCTGGATGACCGGTATGGAGCGCAATTCGGACCTGGTTATCCGTTCATGCTATGCGCCATTACTTGCAAATGTAAATAAGGCTACTGCAACCGTGCCGAAAGCATGGCAATGGGAATCAAACCTGATAGGTTATGATGCATTGACAAGTTTTGGTTCGCCCTCGTACTATGTACAGGTAATGTTTAACAGCTATATCGGCAATAAAGTGGTGCCTGTAGCAGGCGCAAATATCCCCACCCAAACCAGGCCTGCCACCAAACAGGACAGCGCGGCGAACAACATGCCCAAACCTATACCAGGCATGTTTTATGTAGCTACCCGGGACACCAAAACGGGGAAACTGTTTCTTAAAGTAGTAAATGCAACAGGAAAGCCGCAGCAGGTTGATATTGATTTAAAGGGTGCCGGAAATTTGTCACCAGAAGGTACTCTGGTAGTAATAAAAGGTGATAAACCCGAAGATACGAACACGATCAGTGATCCGGTAAAAATAGTTCCGGTTACCTCCAGGATAAAAGTAGCCGGCGCTAAGTTTACCAGGACCTTCGATCCATATTCAGTAAGCGTGCTTCAAATAAATACATTAACTAAATAA
- a CDS encoding glycoside hydrolase family 3 C-terminal domain-containing protein, with translation MKYTIAFFMAFLVAGGVSAQNKSEVALKAKINSIVGKMTLEEKIDMLHGNALFSSAGVNRLGIPELTCDDGPLGVREEIKRFDWASANWTTDSATFLPNGSAIAATWNPLMANRYGVVIGEEANARKKNVMLAPAFNICRMPLCGRTYEYYSEDPYLNSQLAVQAVKGIQSQHVAACIKHFAANNQELNRDSVNTIVEERALREIYFPAFKAAIQQGNAYTIMSAYNKLNGYWCSENDFLLNKVLKSEWGFKGVVMSDWSGTHHTVAAANNGLDIEMGSSGPYDQWYFASPLLKAVKEGQVPVETIDDKVRRILWVMYHTSMSNNHPVGSIATAAHAKTAYDIASESIVLLKNDNHLLPLKAGNIKSIAVIGDNAIRTFALGGYGAGVKAKNEVTALAGIKSRFGKTASISFAQGYKANYLASNSDEQNRGYDWPDQKLIDEAVVLAKSNDVAILCIGSNREYESEGHDRKTLALPFGEQALVNAVTAANPNTIIVIMAGAPYDLNEIKKSNHAVVWSWFNGSEAGNALADVLKGVVNPSGRLPFTFPVSLKDSPASALNTYPGKDLTADYKEGILVGYRWYDTKKIQPEFPFGYGLSYTDFSISKLSTDKSSYRKSETIRAKFTIKNTGKSYGAEVVQLYVSDPVCSVLRPEKELKGFEKIFLKPGETKTIEMQVKVADLAFYDALKKAWNTEAGEYILQLGNSSRNIMQKVKISVK, from the coding sequence ATGAAATATACCATTGCCTTTTTTATGGCATTTTTAGTGGCCGGCGGCGTTTCGGCACAAAACAAAAGTGAGGTTGCGCTTAAAGCGAAGATTAATAGCATCGTCGGCAAAATGACGCTGGAAGAAAAAATAGACATGCTCCATGGCAACGCGCTGTTTTCTTCGGCAGGTGTAAATCGTTTAGGTATCCCGGAGCTCACCTGCGATGACGGCCCGTTGGGTGTACGTGAAGAAATAAAGCGCTTTGATTGGGCATCGGCTAACTGGACAACCGATTCTGCTACGTTTTTACCAAATGGTTCGGCAATAGCAGCCACATGGAACCCCCTAATGGCCAACCGGTATGGGGTAGTTATAGGGGAAGAAGCAAATGCCCGTAAAAAAAATGTAATGCTTGCACCTGCATTCAATATTTGCCGAATGCCCCTTTGCGGCCGTACCTATGAATATTATTCGGAAGATCCTTATTTGAACAGCCAATTGGCTGTTCAAGCTGTAAAAGGAATTCAAAGCCAGCATGTAGCAGCCTGTATAAAACATTTTGCCGCCAATAACCAGGAACTTAACCGCGACAGCGTAAACACGATAGTTGAAGAAAGGGCCTTGCGAGAAATTTATTTCCCGGCATTTAAAGCAGCCATACAGCAGGGGAATGCTTACACCATTATGTCGGCTTACAATAAACTAAATGGTTATTGGTGTTCCGAGAATGATTTTTTATTAAATAAGGTGTTAAAAAGCGAATGGGGCTTTAAAGGCGTGGTCATGTCAGATTGGTCTGGGACACATCATACCGTTGCAGCGGCCAACAACGGGCTGGACATTGAAATGGGGTCAAGCGGGCCGTATGATCAATGGTATTTTGCGAGCCCGTTACTAAAAGCTGTTAAGGAAGGCCAGGTTCCGGTAGAAACGATTGACGATAAGGTACGCAGGATTTTGTGGGTAATGTACCACACCTCCATGAGTAACAATCATCCTGTAGGATCTATTGCTACAGCGGCACACGCCAAAACTGCCTATGATATTGCCTCAGAATCCATCGTTTTGCTAAAAAACGACAACCATTTATTGCCTTTGAAAGCGGGTAACATTAAAAGCATTGCAGTCATCGGTGATAATGCCATCCGCACATTTGCTTTGGGCGGGTACGGTGCTGGTGTAAAAGCCAAAAATGAGGTTACCGCGTTGGCAGGCATAAAATCAAGATTCGGTAAAACGGCCAGCATCTCCTTTGCCCAAGGCTATAAAGCAAATTATCTTGCAAGTAATAGTGACGAACAAAATCGTGGCTATGACTGGCCCGATCAAAAGCTGATTGATGAGGCGGTAGTGCTTGCAAAAAGCAACGATGTTGCCATTTTATGTATCGGTTCCAATCGTGAATATGAAAGCGAAGGTCATGATCGTAAAACCCTGGCACTGCCTTTTGGAGAGCAAGCGTTGGTTAACGCGGTTACAGCCGCTAATCCTAACACCATTATTGTAATTATGGCCGGTGCCCCATACGATCTTAATGAAATTAAAAAATCGAACCACGCGGTTGTTTGGTCGTGGTTTAACGGATCAGAGGCCGGCAATGCACTGGCCGACGTGTTAAAAGGTGTTGTAAATCCATCAGGCAGATTGCCATTTACTTTTCCTGTATCGTTAAAAGATTCTCCTGCTTCCGCATTAAATACTTATCCGGGTAAAGACCTGACGGCTGATTATAAAGAGGGCATACTGGTTGGATATCGTTGGTACGACACTAAGAAAATTCAACCCGAATTTCCTTTTGGTTATGGCCTTTCCTATACTGATTTTTCTATCAGCAAACTTTCTACAGATAAATCAAGCTATAGAAAGAGTGAAACCATCCGTGCAAAATTCACCATTAAGAATACGGGAAAAAGTTACGGGGCGGAAGTTGTGCAATTATATGTGAGCGATCCGGTTTGTTCGGTTTTGCGCCCTGAAAAAGAGCTTAAAGGTTTTGAAAAGATATTTTTAAAACCCGGCGAAACAAAAACAATTGAAATGCAGGTGAAAGTTGCCGACCTGGCATTTTATGATGCATTAAAAAAAGCATGGAATACCGAAGCCGGTGAATACATCCTTCAGTTAGGTAATTCATCCCGCAACATCATGCAGAAGGTGAAAATATCAGTTAAGTAA